From Bombus huntii isolate Logan2020A chromosome 4, iyBomHunt1.1, whole genome shotgun sequence, one genomic window encodes:
- the LOC126864479 gene encoding zinc finger CCHC domain-containing protein 2 produces the protein MVCKENVVSWFGNLSSYKRIDVMCTLLNMCLPFEVRYLGTCVEDIGKRDYNDLRDTEHHANSATDLAELTTLGVADKRTRRKLALYMALLHSCNYACAVILYKNLSNFDYQEISNLLNGTTFTPDDQPLEELLLLYTMALNHPAFTYEQKSVFGNIYIKLQEEEARLNLSKLNSSYKQTQGCAPCMNTNERLIDTEMQGSCMMAPPPMQTYHGEMTMRNNTMVTGVPPGLSMPPPGLCLPTPEQMPMGSGGATQYLHLGFPSVNHMPPWTGQVMMGNQLMYHTGDMLAYPPSPLVSRQSSPSQSRSPSRSNSPMGRRNNTMPRTSSQVTQSTSNTLTSTSASNSQTSICSSNANSLPPLPTLGTNRSHPSQPPLLPSRSVPLSISSSTTFSRHNSVENTPSTLIPAAPQSKQPPPPRLRSSISGDSLRETLGKEMPNFKGNLQNFSLDEIRRMSDEDLREIGLTQNAVGQLRSIVKSQTTNGLNQISTDKKLDSTSSTTHTVVDSVENEAIPGMEMLNDNGNQSSKSMPLQEQHPAMHHHHNHAATPNLRRYPMPPLDPAQIQMYPAPPPMYAAQNAPCYACLTLPVAGVQNRYSRCNAQHVYCLTQLQALRLDPENSRHCSQSSSSDSTGSRSPPETPPAAPWVSGSESNPPPVTDHLSSAPVHSTSAVSHPASQQPIQSGPERQRTRRNQTHVMRHKNQMVNGGGPPNLSQCVSFPTPPSQSQVTYLPHGHFPALRPSSGIYSNFSHGPYARPAYPTTYQPNGEMMYQYPGHPSSGGTPPPPPNAAATPVQAPYMPPTPIVTYAPAAVPPTKISCYNCGSSSHLAVDCKDQTMEDLTKKAQYRLDYSIMKQPGECPNSDK, from the exons TTATAAACGCATCGATGTCATGTGCACGTTACTAAACATGTGCCTGCCGTTTGAAGTACGATACCTTGGCACTTGTGTAGAGGATATTGGTAAACGGGACTACAATGATCTCCGTGACACGGAACATCATGCAAACAGTGCCACTGATCTTGCCGAGTTAACAACCTTAGGTGTGGCAGATAAACGCACACGAAGGAAACTTGCGCTCTACATGGCATTATTACATTCTTGTAATTATGCATGTGCTGTAATCTTGTACAagaatttgtcaaattttgATTACCAAGAAATCTCTAACCTATTAAATGGGACCACCTTTACACCGGATGATCAACCACTTGAAGAACTGCTCTTATTGTATACAATGGCTTTAAATCATCCAGCATTTACATATGAGCAGAAAAGTGTCTTCGGTAACATTTACATAAAGCTTCAAGAAGAAGAAGCTCGTCTGAATCTTTCAAAGTTAAATTCATCTTACAAACAAACACAA GGTTGCGCGCCATGTATGAATACAAACGAAAGATTAATAGACACAGAGATGCAAGGCAGTTGTATGATGGCTCCACCACCAATGCAAACTTATCATG GAGAAATGACAATGAGAAATAATACCATGGTAACTGGTGTTCCCCCTGGTCTTTCCATGCCTCCACCTGGATTATGCCTGCCAACTCCAGAACAAATGCCAATGGGATCAGGTGGTGCAACACAGTACCTTCACCTTGGCTTTCCATCAGTAAATCACATGCCACCATGGACAGGTCAGGTTATGATGGGGAATCAGCTGATGTATCACACTGGCGACATGTTGGCTTATCCACCTTCCCCCTTAGTCAGCCGTCAATCGTCACCATCCCAGTCTCGATCTCCTAGTCGCAGTAATTCCCCAATGGGTCGCAGAAATAATACAATGCCGCGCACCTCTTCACAAGTGACTCAGTCTACTTCGAATACCTTGACATCAACGAGTGCCTCTAACAGTCAAACAAGCATCTGCAGCTCAAATGCCAATTCCCTTCCACCACTTCCCACATTGGGTACGAACAGAAGTCATCCTAGTCAACCTCCATTGCTTCCATCACGCTCTGTTCCCTTGTCTATCAGCAGTTCTACTACTTTTTCACGACATAATAGCGTCGAGAATACTCCTTCTACCTTAATTCCGGCAGCACCTCAATCAAAACAACCTCCACCACCACGACTGCGATCTTCAATTTCTGGTGATTCATTACGAGAAACGTTAGGAAAAGAAATGCCAAATTTCAAAGGCAACTTGCAGAATTTTTCCCTCGACGAG ATCCGAAGAATGAGTGATGAGGACTTGAGGGAAATAGGATTAACACAAAATGCAGTAGGGCAATTACGAAGTATAGTTAAGAGTCAAACTACTAACGGCTTAAATCAAATTTCTACTGATAAAAAATTAGATAGTACTAGCAGCACAACACACACAGTTGTAGATTCAGTTGAAAATGag gCTATACCGGGAATGGAGATGTTGAATGATAATGGAAATCAAAGCAGTAAGTCAATGCCGTTACAGGAACAGCATCCAGCGATGCATCATCATCATAATCATGCAGCTACACCTAATTTACGGCGATATCCTATGCCACCGTTAGATCCTGCGCAAATACAAATGTATCCTGCTCCGCCACCGATGTATGCTGCACAAAATGCACCATGCTATGCCTGTCTTACATTACCTGTCGCTGGGGTACAAAATCGATATTCAAG gtGCAATGCTCAACACGTATATTGTTTAACACAATTACAAGCCTTGAGGTTAGATCCTGAAAACAGCAGGCATTGTTCACAGAGTAGTAGTTCTGATAGTACTGGTAGTAGATCTCCGCCAGAGACTCCTCCGGCAGCACCGTGGGTGAGCGGCAGTGAGAGCAATCCACCGCCAGTTACTGATCATCTTAGTTCTGCACCGGTACATTCTACAAGTGCAGTATCACATCCAGCATCCCAACAACCTATACAATCGGGCCCGGAAAGGCAACGTACTAGAAGAAATCAGACACATGTAATGCGTCATAAAAATCAAATGGTGAATGGCGGTGGGCCACCGAATCTTTCACAATGCGTTTCCTTTCCCACGCCACCTTCGCAGTCGCAGGTCACGTATCTGCCGCATGGTCATTTTCCGGCTTTGAGACCGAGTAGTGGTATTTATTCTAACTTCTCACATGGACCGTATGCAAGACCAGCTTATCCGACCACGTACCAACCGAATGGTGAAATGATGTACCAATATCCTGGACATCCATCCTCAGGAGGAACACCACCACCTCCACCGAATGCAGCCGCGACACCTGTTCAGGCACCGTATATGCCACCTACTCCGATTGTTACATATGCACCAGCTGCCGTCCCACCAACGAAAATTTCGTGCTATAATTGTGGCAGTAGTAGTCATCTTGCAGTTGACTGTAAAGATCAAACCATGGAAGATCTTACCAAAAAAG CTCAATACCGCTTAGATTACAGTATAATGAAACAACCTGGAGAGTGCCCAAATTCTGACAAGTGA